A window from Opisthocomus hoazin isolate bOpiHoa1 chromosome 29, bOpiHoa1.hap1, whole genome shotgun sequence encodes these proteins:
- the LOC142364797 gene encoding acrosin-like: protein MGSVRLQRTHPWVSQGTRGDPAWTRGVTALQPLVQARGTCGHRPVDSYYGMSRVVGGTDAQLGAWPWIVSIQKPIIGGMAHVCGGSLISPQWVLTAAHCFITPG from the exons atgggaagtgtgcggctccagcgtacgcacccgtgggtgtcccagggcacacgtggagatcccgcctggacccggggagtgacagctctgcagccgctcgttcaggcgag agggacctgcgggcaccggcccgtggattcttactacggcatgtcacgcgtcgtgggtggcaccgatgcccagctaggggcctggccctggatcgtcagcatccagaagcccatcataggaggcatggcgcatgtctgcggagggtctctcatcagcccacagtgggtgctgacagcagcccactgcttcatcacgcccgggtaa
- the LOC142364847 gene encoding urokinase-type plasminogen activator-like isoform X1: protein MMLLHIISFLMLPALLRRGQTCPCLHEGCDSEAACTSSAPLSAPPPPAPAPARGPPSSALLRRAWSPPSPGMGSVRLQRTHPWVSQGTRGDPAWTRGVTALQPLVQARGTCGHRPMDSYYGMSRVVGGTDAQLGAWPWIVSIQKPIIGGMAHVCGGSLISPQWVLTAAHCFITPG, encoded by the exons atgatg ctcctgcacatcatctccttcctgatgctgcccgccctgctgagacggggccagacctgcccttgcctccacgagggctgcgacagcgaggccgcctgcacctcctctgcaccgctctctgccccgccgccgccagcgcccgcccctgcaagagggccaccatcctcagct ctcctccggcgtgcgtggagccctccgtcaccaggcatgggaagtgtgcggctccagcgtacgcacccgtgggtgtcccagggcacacgtggagatcccgcctggacccggggagtgacagctctgcagccgctcgttcaggcgag agggacctgcgggcaccgtcccatggattcttactacggcatgtcacgcgtcgtgggtggcaccgatgcccagctaggggcctggccctggatcgtcagcatccagaagcccatcataggaggcatggcgcatgtctgcggagggtctctcatcagcccacagtgggtgctgacagcagcccactgcttcatcacgcccgggtaa
- the LOC142364847 gene encoding urokinase-type plasminogen activator-like isoform X2, which yields MLPALLRRGQTCPCLHEGCDSEAACTSSAPLSAPPPPAPAPARGPPSSALLRRAWSPPSPGMGSVRLQRTHPWVSQGTRGDPAWTRGVTALQPLVQARGTCGHRPMDSYYGMSRVVGGTDAQLGAWPWIVSIQKPIIGGMAHVCGGSLISPQWVLTAAHCFITPG from the exons atgctgcccgccctgctgagacggggccagacctgcccttgcctccacgagggctgcgacagcgaggccgcctgcacctcctctgcaccgctctctgccccgccgccgccagcgcccgcccctgcaagagggccaccatcctcagct ctcctccggcgtgcgtggagccctccgtcaccaggcatgggaagtgtgcggctccagcgtacgcacccgtgggtgtcccagggcacacgtggagatcccgcctggacccggggagtgacagctctgcagccgctcgttcaggcgag agggacctgcgggcaccgtcccatggattcttactacggcatgtcacgcgtcgtgggtggcaccgatgcccagctaggggcctggccctggatcgtcagcatccagaagcccatcataggaggcatggcgcatgtctgcggagggtctctcatcagcccacagtgggtgctgacagcagcccactgcttcatcacgcccgggtaa